DNA sequence from the Methanothermobacter sp. genome:
AGTTCCAACAGCAGATGAACTCCTTGATAAGGGATTCAGGAGGGCTAGAAAGGCCGCATCCCTCAAGAGGAGTTCAAAGATCCCTGGACAGAAAAAGGCCAAGATCATTGAATCCACACGCATCCAGACAGCATGCCAGGTTATAAGGGACCGTCTGAAGATGATCATCCAGCGCATACCCGATATAGAGTCACTGCCGGAATTCTATCAGGACTACATCGATGTAACAGTGGGTGTGGACGACCTCAAAAAGTCCCTTGGAGCACTTAATTGGGCTGTCGGAATACTCAATCAGCTTGAATCAGATTACATGAAAAAAATCAAACGTTCAAAGCCATCGGATGCATCAAATCTGAGAAGAGAGGCCTTTGGTAGGATATCATCAGTTGTAAGAAGAATTGAAGGGGACCTTGACTTCCTTGACTTTGCAAAGAACAGACTCAGAAACATGCCCACTGTGGACTTCGATGCATTCACGGTTGTTATAGCGGGCTTCCCAAATGTGGGGAAATCCACACTCCTCAGGACACTGACAGGTGCAGAACCAGAGGTTGCTGATTACCCCTTCACCACCAAGGGTATACAGATAGGCCACCTTGAACGTAAATGGCGGAAAATTCAGGTAATAGATACACCGGGGCTTCTTGACCGGCCGGTTGAGGATATGAACAACATTGAACTCCAGGCCATGGTTGCCCTTGAGAACATAGCCGATGTCATACTCTTCATATTTGACGCTTCAGAAACCTGCGGATACACGCTCGAAAACCAGTACAGCCTCTACCTTGGCATAAAGGGTATCTTTGAAACACCCATCATCACGGTTTTCAACAAGATGGACCTTGCAGAAAATGTTAAGTATCTGGAAGAATATATTAATATGGTTGAGGAACCACTGATGGTGTCTGCATTCCAGGGCAGAGGGGTCTCCGAGATAGTAAAAAAACTGGAGGGTTTATATGAAAAAGAAACTGGAAAAACCCATGACAATGTTTGAGAAAAGAAGATTGATGGCTGAGAAGATGATGGAGGATATGATAAAGAACATGAGGGAGATGCAGAAGGAGTTCGAGAAGAAGATATCAGAGTACACCGAGAACATACCTGAAAAGCTGAACATGGACGTCATAGAGACAGATGATCAGATAATCATAAAGACGGACCTTCCCGGTGTTAAGAAGGAAGATATAAACATAGAACTCACAGAAAACACTATATCCATCTCTGCAGTCTTTGAAGAGGAAGTTGAGGTCCAGGAGGCCAATTTCGTCAAAAAGGAAAGGAAGTATGGTGAGGCAAGAAGGGAGATGAGGCTCCCTGAAAAGATAAAGGTTGAAGAGGCCAAGGCCAAATTTGAAAATGGTGTCCTTACAGTTGAACTCCCAAAGGTGGAGGTCAAAAAGAAACAGGTCCTCAAGGTGGAATGAACCACCTACTATTTTTTTGTTGCCACTGAAACTTAGGACTGATTTTGCTGGCCAACTAAAGAAAAACCAGTTCACATTACTTTAACAGTTCACATTACTTTAAAGAAAGGAATAATTCATTAGTATCTGACCTTGCCGATATGCCTCGTGCTTCCAGGATCCTCACCATTGAAGTGGGCAAGGTAGTATACAAACCACTCAAGGGGAACTGCAAGCACAAATGGTGAAAGCAGTGAATTGAGGTCAGAGTAATCAGACATCCTGAATACTATATTCAGTGCTCCAAGACTTTCACAGAACCTCAAAGCCCTCTCTGTAAGCTTATCACCCGGGAAGCCTGACTCAAGGAATATCACCGGCACCCCCTTCTCCACCCTCTCAATGAGTCCATGCCTGAATTCGCCTGAATACAGGGGACAGGCATGCTTCAGGGCGCCCTCCATGAGCATGGTCATGGCAAGCTTGTATGCCAGTCCATAGTTTGGGCCGCTCCCCATACAGTAGAATATATCCTCCCCTGCATGCTCCTCTGCAAGACCCCTGCAGTCATCCTCGGTGTCCCTGAGGAGCCTCCCGATCTCATCAGGTAGCTCCTCAAGTTCTGAGAGTAGCTCCTCAGATAACTCATCGGTGTGCATCTCAAATAATATCCTGTAGAGGGCCAGAAGCTGTGTCATGTAGGTCTTGGTGCCAAGTATGGCCTCCTCTCTGCCGCAGCGGGTTATTATGGTATTCTGGGACTCAGAGGCCATGGTACTTTCAGGTTCATTTGTGATAGTCACCGTTTTAAGTCCAAGTTCAGTGGCCCTTCTAAGTGCCGCGAGGGTATCTGCTGTCTCCCCGGACTGGGATGTGAATATAACCACAGAGTCCCTTTCCTCAATCTTTCTGTGGTAGTAGAATTCATAGCCGGTCATGACATCAATGTTAAGATCATAGTTCATTGCAACTGCATCCCTTGCACTGTAGCATGTTGATAGTGAACTTCCACAACCAACAAGGTATATGCGTCTGCAATCAGCAATATCATCCGATATCCGGGACATCCTGCCCCCCTCAGCCTTAAGGGTCCTTTTAAGTGATCCTGGCTGTTCCATGAGTTCTGTGTACATCCGGTACTTCATTTCATCTCCCCAAAAGTTTTTCATAATCCTCTGCTATTCCAAGGGCCGCCTCTGCAACTTCAACTGCATCCTCCCCTGTGAGGACAACCATTGGCTCCTTGCCCCATGTTCCCCTGTGGTATATGACATCAGGGGGTGATTCTGAATTCCTTATGGCCTCCTCAACACCCCAGGGTATGGTGCCACCCTCGACCTCCCGCACCTCTGGGGGCTCCCGGCTACGGTCATATGCTGAGACCACCATTCCATGGTCCTCACAGATATCAATTATACTTTCATCAAATTTAATATTAAGTGCGCTTCTCTTCCAGGAAAAGTGCCTGTTGAGGGCTATTATGAAACGGGCCATGTGAGAAGATGCCCCGAATTCAGGTTCCCTGCATGCGAAGGCCCTCCCACGGAACTCGGTGATTCTGCCAGGTACCGCCACAACATCCTCGATGCCGCGGGGATTTTCCCTAGCCATTACAAGGTTAGACCTCACCTCAGGTACGAGAATCCCGAAGCATTCAGAGGATGATAGCATCTCAAGGGCCAACTTAACGTTCTCTATTTCCATGATATCACTCAAAGAGAATATTCCAGTAAAATAGTTATAGGGAGACCATTAATTTATAACTATAAGTTTCGAGGTGTCAGTATGGAGAAGATGAAGGAATTCAGGGGTATAAAGGAACATCTCGGTGTATTCCGGGAGGCTGTTAATGATGCTGATAGGATAGGCTTTGCAGGTGTACCCGGGGTCTGCACACCATTTGCCAAGCTATTTGCATACGCCTCAAGGGACAAGAACAACATATTCATACCCAACACGGACTTTGAAAGGGCAAGGACACTGGAATTAACAGATTACGGTGTTGAGCTTGGTGAAATGGAATCCGAAAAGGTTGATGTCCTCGTGCTGCTGGGGGGACTCTCAATGCCAGGTATAGGTTCAGATATTGAGGACGTTAAAAGGCTCGCTGATGAGGCCCTTGTTGAGGGCGGGATGCTCATGGGAATATGCTACATGGACATGTTTGCAAGGGCTGGATGGTACGACCTCCTGGATTTTGACTGTGTCATAAACGCAGATATAGAGGGTTTTGTCCTCAGAAGGTGATATGTATCGATTTGAAGAGAAAACATCAAGATAATGGGACATCTGAGGGCGCAGGGTACACACCGGAATCCAGTCTGATGGCCCTTGATATGGTCCCCGGCCAGCTATATGAGACCCTGGTTGTAACATGGGATGAATTAATGAGGGGGAATGCCGCCCCCATCGGAGTCCTCTGCACCGGTGAGCGAAGTGTGACCCTCTACCTGTATCCCGGAACCCACACACTTGAGAATATGCTCAGAAACAGAAAATTCACGGTAAACGTGACGCTGGATCCCCTCATCTTCACCGAGGCCGCCCTGGGTGATCCTGGCGATGAGATGTTCTCATCCCACAGGGGATACCTTCACCTCCAGGGTGCCGATGCATTCTTCACCGCGGAGGTTGACTCCGTTAAGAAGGTGGTAAGGACTGACCGGTACGGTGAAACAGAGATCCAAATCGTGAATGCCAAGGTCCATGAGATTTTCAGGGGTGAAGATTTCAGAATCGTCCTCAACAGGGGAATATATGCTGTTATAGAGTCACTAATAAATTACACCCGGTCCGGCTTCATGGACCCCCATGACCTCATGGGCCGGATCCGTGAAATGAACAGGGTTGCAAGAAAGGTTGGGGGACCCCGTGAACGGGAGGCCATGAAAAGGATAATAAGGGAACTTGAATCGAAGGGGTTTAAGTGACCAGTCACTGATACCTTCAGAACAGAAAACCAGGGCCCCAACAATCACCCAACAATAACATCTACGAACCGGAATTCATCCACACTGAAGAGACCCCTATCACTTATTTTCAGTTCAGGGATAACAAGAAGCGAGAGGAACGACATTGTCATGAACGGCGCGCTCAGAGTGCAGCCAAGTTCATGAACAAAATCATTGAGGTCCTCCATCAGGGATGCAACCTCCACTGCATCTCCATCTGACATTAAACCTGCAACTGGTAGTTCAAGGATCCTTTGATCATCATCTGAAACAGCCACGAGCCCCCCACCTGTTTTTCTGAGCATATCTACCGCCCTCTTCATGAGTTCTGAACCCGTGCCCACTGTGATGACGTTGTGTGAGTCATGGGCCACAGTTGATGCAATGGCCCCCTCCTTAAGTCCAAAGCCATGAACGAATCCATTGGAGATGTTACCCTTACCATAACGATCCATAACCGATACCTTAAGTACATCCATGGAGGGGTCAGGGGCTACGAAACCATCATTTACCCCAAGTCTCTTCTGTAACTCCCCTGTCACTATCTGGCCATCGAATACATCAATTACCCTGACAGTGACCTCATCATCATCTGATTTCACCTCAAGATCCTCTGCAGTGAAGTCAACGATGTCAAGGCGGTTCATCTTCCTGTGACTGGTTTTAGGGGCTCCCCGGTATCTTCCATTCTCTGCAACGACCCTTCCATCAATGTAGACCCTCTTAACATTGAAGTCCCTTAGGTTATCAACCACCACCATGTCAGCTGCCCTTCCAGGTGCTATAGCCCCTGTGTTGAGGTTGTAGTGATCTGCAGGGTTCAGGGTAGCCATCTGCACGGCTTTAACAGGGTCAACACCGTATTCAACAGCCCTTCGGAGTATCCTGTCCATGTGACCCCCCAGGAGGTCTGCTGGGTGGATATCATCTGATACGAGGAAGTCACAGTCGACGGCTGCAAGATCCCTGAGGTTCCTTGCACTGGAGCCCTCCCGCGCCATTATCTTCATTCCAAGTCCCCTCTTCTCAAGGGCCTCTGCGGGACTCACACATTCATGTTCTGTGGATATACCGGCCCCTATGTATGCACACAGTTCATCACCTGATAGGAGGGGTGCGTGGCCATCCACCGGCTTATTGAGTTTCTTTGCAGCATCTATCTTCTCCAGTACCTCCACATCGCCTGCTATAACACCAGGAAAGTTCATCATTTCGCCCAGTGCCACCACAGAGTCCCTTGAAAGGAGATCCTCTATCTCCCTGGCTGAGAGCTCTGCGCCTGATGTCTCAAAGGGTGTTGCAGGTACGCAGGATGGTGCAGTGAAGTAAAATTTTAGGGGTGTTTGCGAAGCATCCTCCAGCATGAATTCAACACCCTCAACACCCATAACATTGGCTATCTCGTGTGGATCAGAAACAACAGCAGTGGTGCCATGGGGGATTGCAGCGACTGCAAAGGATGATGGGGTGAGCATTGAGCTTTCGATGTGGACATGGGCATCCACAAAACCCGGGAGGATTATATCGGTGAAGTTCCCCTCCACCCTCCGGACACATTTTATCACACCACCTGAAAATTCAACCTCAGCAGGGTATATATCCCCTGTGAAGACGTTGAGGATGTTTCCCCTTATCATTTAAGCCTCCAGGATGTTCATCTTAGCGTTGAGGAAGTTCTCCATCATCTAATCCAGGTTGTTCATCTTTTTTAGTTCATGAAGGAGTATGGGGATGAACGCACCCACATCTGTAACCACGCTCACAGCCTGTGAACTGCCCCTGTCAGAGAGCTTCGTGACGGTTGCCGGGTTTATATCAACGCATATTGTCTTTACACGTGATGGGAGTATGTTGCCAGTGGCTATTGAGTGGAGCATGGTGGCTATCATAATGACCATGTCGAGGTCCTGCACGTACTTCCTCATCTCATTCTGGGCCTCCATGACATCGGTTATGACGTCAGGAAGCGGCCCGTCATCCCTTATTGAACCTGCAAGGACAAATGGCACATCATTCTTTATGCACTCATACATTATCCCTGAAGTGAGGACTCCCTTTTCCACCGCATCCCTTATTGAACCTGCACGGTTTATCTCGTTTATTGCGTTGATGTGGTGCCTGTGACCCCTGCTCACGGCCTCACCCCTCTCAAGGTTAACCCCGAGTGAAGTGCCGTAGAGGGCTGACTCTATATCATGTGTGGCAAGGGCATTGCCTGCAAAGAGCACATCTATAAAGCCCTTGCGTATCATCTCTGCAATCACAGGTGCAGAACCCGTGTGCACGATTGCTGGACCCCCAACCAGACCTATCTTACCCCCTCTCCTTTTAATATCGGTTATCTCAGAGGCTATCTTCTTTATGGTGGTAACAAGGGGTTTTTCACTTGAAACATCGCTGCCCATGAATTCAAATACCCCCTGCTTTCCCCTGGGCCTCTCGGGTGGTACCACCTTTATTCCTTCCCTTCCAACAACAACCAGGTCCCCCTCCCTTATGTCCCTGATGGGTTTGCACCGGGCAGTTTTTGACTTGGGGTCAACGACTATCATGCAGTCCATCTCTATCCCCTCAACCTCCAGCCATTGGCCTCCATGGTAAATGAAGGTCTGATGGTTGGTTGTAGAGTAGAAGTCATCAGGGAGAACCCTGTCCATCGGGGCCCTTTTCAGCTCAACCTCCCTTATCTCTGCTATGGAGGCCCCTATCTCGCTGAGTTCATCCAGGATCTGGTTGAGGAGTGACGGTGTCTTCGCCTCAACCAGTATCCTTGCATGGCTTGGATCAGATTTTCTCTTTCCTATTTCGATTTCAAGTATCTGGAAATCCCCGCCCATATCCATTATTATATCAAGGGCCCTGGGGAGTATGAGACTGTCAATTATGTGACCCCTGAGTTCCACCTCTCGAGTATTCATGATTAACACCACCGGCATTGATAATTAAATGGTTGGCCAACAAAGTATATAAAATCTGCTGGGATCAGAAAGGGAATCCTGTCTTTTAGATGCTTTAAAGAATTATAAAATTGTCAGAAGGTCATAGATTATCTTGGCCGCATTCACAGATGTCTGATCCCCAAAACCAGTTGAGGCAACCTCCACCACATCAAAACCAACCACTTCCTTCCTGGAGAGAACTTCAGCAATATCCTCGAGAACCCATGGCGTGAGACCGCAGGGTGTGGGGTTACCAACGGCTGGTGCATATGCAGGATCAAGTACATCCATGTCAACTGAGATATATACAGGGTCTCTGATACCCTTGAGGGCTTCAGATACAGCCTCAGGGTTTCGCATTACCTCATGGGCCATTATGCATATTATACCGTTCTCCCTTACAAATGCAGCCTCATGAGCTGATGCCGACCGGACTCCGATCTGTATGACCTCTGCCCCGATTTCATGAACGCGCCTCATGACTGTTGCATGTGAGTACCTCTCGCCTGCATAGCGATCTGCCATATCCATATGTGCATCGAGGTGGATAACCACTGGGGCTCCATCCCGGGATGTGAGTTCCTCGACCACAGGGAGTGTAACTGTGTGCTCACCGCCGAGGGTGATGGGTTTGAGGCCCAGATCCAGCACCCCACCTATGGAGTCACCTATGAACTCTGCGGTTCTCTGGAAATTACCCGGCACCACATCCACGTCACCGAAGTCGAAGCATTTAACGCCTGGCTCTCCTGAAAACCTGAGGTTATATGATTCAAAGCTGTAGGATGCCTCCCTCACCGCCAGGGGGCCGAAGCGTGTCCCTGGAACATAGGTGGTTGTGGAATCAAAGGGGACCCCCAGTATTCCAAATGAAAGTTCAGGTATCCTCTCAGGGTCCGTTGTTGAAAAAGCAAATTTTAGGGGGTCTTCTGTATGTAAAAGCATTCAGATCAAAAACCTGATTTTATCAGATTGTAAAAAAGGAGTTTGTGGGATTATCCCTTGGTCCTCATGAGTTTCCTCTGACCGAGGGCCTCTATGTATTCCACCTCAATACCCTCAACCAGCTGGTCGCTCAGTTCATCAGGTATGGGTGTTTCAAAGGTCTCATAGGTTTCAAGGTCCATCAGCTGGACATCTCCCCCCATTATGGCAAGGACCTGAGCTGTCCTCTTGTCGATTATTGGTATGTCAACCTTTGAGTCAACAGGCTTAACAAAGCTCCTCTTCTGGTTGTCAAAGATCCCAACAGCCTCAACACGGGCCTTTGCTGATCCATGCTTGCCCGGAGATGATGTTGAGATGTTTGTAATCTTTGATGCCTCACCATCAATGATCACGTACTTTCCAACCTTAAGTGTCTTAACTTCAACCACTTTCTTTGACATTAATCTTACCTCCTGTTAGAATGAGTGATATGAGACAGATGTATATCTATTAATCTGGTGCACATATATAAAAGCTTTATAGGAATCAGTACCTTTGAATTGTGTGATTGAATTGAATCTGATAAGAAGTGATTGAGATGAAGGTTGCTATAACATCAGGTAGCTCTGAAGGGCCCACCAGGCTCAATGCCTTTGACAATGCACTCCTTGAAGCTGGAATAGGTGACGTGAACCTCATAAAGGTTTCAAGCATACTCCCCCATGCCACGAAAATAGTTGAACTTCCACCCCTTGAACCAGGGTCCATGGTGAACTGTGTGCTCTCATATAAAATATCAGATACTCCCGGTGACCTCATATCCGCCGCCATAGCAGCTGCAACTTCAGATGAGTTCGGATGTGTCGTTGAGAACTCTGCGGTTAACAGAAAACCTGAGGATGTGAGGGAAGAGGCCATCTCAATGGTCAGATACATGATGTCTGTGAGGGGACTTGAAATAAATGAATTAATAGTAGAAGAAACAAACCATGTTGTTGAAGAGTGTGGGGCTGCTGTATCAGCGCTCATCTACCTTGATTGAACTCAAGAAGGGGGTTGAATGGAAGAATCAGACATCTACTACTGGAAGAGCATCGCAGTTAAAATGGCCGAGCAGGTTGAAAAGGCTGTTGCTCCCCTTGTAGGAACTCCAGATGCCGGGGAGATAATCAAGATGGGGGCCGATGGAACACCCACAAAACTCATAGACCTGGTGGCGGAGGATGAGGCCATAGGTGTGCTTGAGAACACCGATCGGCCAGTCACCATAATAAGTGAGGAGATCGGTATTCTCCACATAAACCAGGAGCCCCCTGATGAACCCAGAATAATCTTCGTTGTGGACCCCCTTGATGGTACAAGCAATGCCATAAGAAACATACCCTTCTACGGGATCTCTGTGGCTGTTGCGGAATATATCCCTGGAGGCGACCTCCCCTCCCTCAACAATGTCGTTATGGGTTTCGTGAAGAACTTTGCAACTGGAGACCTTTACTGGGCAATAAGGGGTCACGGAGCCTTTTTGAATGATAAAAAAATCTGCGCATCAAGCCAGAGCTCCCTGAATCGGACTTCACTGGGGGCATTCATCTACGGCACGAGATTCCGGAGGGTTGATAGCATCTGCAGGGTGATCCGCCGGATGCGCATTCTGGGCTCCGTGGCCCTAGAACTCGCATATGTTGCAAGCGGATCATATGATGCCTTCATGGACCTGAGGGAGAATCTGCGAATAGTCGACATAGCCGCATCCAAGCTCATCGTGGAGGAGGCAGGTGGTGTGGTGACAAATGAGAGGGGTGAATCAATAGACGGTCTCCTAAATGTCAAGGCAAGGACCTCACTTATCGCTGCAGGGAACATGGAACTCCACAAAAAGATAATGCAGACCCTGGAGGTCATATGATGCGTATAGGTATAATAGCCCGCTTTGATGT
Encoded proteins:
- a CDS encoding NOG1 family protein, with amino-acid sequence MIIPTVPTADELLDKGFRRARKAASLKRSSKIPGQKKAKIIESTRIQTACQVIRDRLKMIIQRIPDIESLPEFYQDYIDVTVGVDDLKKSLGALNWAVGILNQLESDYMKKIKRSKPSDASNLRREAFGRISSVVRRIEGDLDFLDFAKNRLRNMPTVDFDAFTVVIAGFPNVGKSTLLRTLTGAEPEVADYPFTTKGIQIGHLERKWRKIQVIDTPGLLDRPVEDMNNIELQAMVALENIADVILFIFDASETCGYTLENQYSLYLGIKGIFETPIITVFNKMDLAENVKYLEEYINMVEEPLMVSAFQGRGVSEIVKKLEGLYEKETGKTHDNV
- a CDS encoding Hsp20/alpha crystallin family protein, with protein sequence MTMFEKRRLMAEKMMEDMIKNMREMQKEFEKKISEYTENIPEKLNMDVIETDDQIIIKTDLPGVKKEDINIELTENTISISAVFEEEVEVQEANFVKKERKYGEARREMRLPEKIKVEEAKAKFENGVLTVELPKVEVKKKQVLKVE
- a CDS encoding SIS domain-containing protein gives rise to the protein MKYRMYTELMEQPGSLKRTLKAEGGRMSRISDDIADCRRIYLVGCGSSLSTCYSARDAVAMNYDLNIDVMTGYEFYYHRKIEERDSVVIFTSQSGETADTLAALRRATELGLKTVTITNEPESTMASESQNTIITRCGREEAILGTKTYMTQLLALYRILFEMHTDELSEELLSELEELPDEIGRLLRDTEDDCRGLAEEHAGEDIFYCMGSGPNYGLAYKLAMTMLMEGALKHACPLYSGEFRHGLIERVEKGVPVIFLESGFPGDKLTERALRFCESLGALNIVFRMSDYSDLNSLLSPFVLAVPLEWFVYYLAHFNGEDPGSTRHIGKVRY
- a CDS encoding thiamine-phosphate synthase family protein — encoded protein: MEIENVKLALEMLSSSECFGILVPEVRSNLVMARENPRGIEDVVAVPGRITEFRGRAFACREPEFGASSHMARFIIALNRHFSWKRSALNIKFDESIIDICEDHGMVVSAYDRSREPPEVREVEGGTIPWGVEEAIRNSESPPDVIYHRGTWGKEPMVVLTGEDAVEVAEAALGIAEDYEKLLGR
- a CDS encoding DUF2124 family protein — translated: MEKMKEFRGIKEHLGVFREAVNDADRIGFAGVPGVCTPFAKLFAYASRDKNNIFIPNTDFERARTLELTDYGVELGEMESEKVDVLVLLGGLSMPGIGSDIEDVKRLADEALVEGGMLMGICYMDMFARAGWYDLLDFDCVINADIEGFVLRR
- a CDS encoding DUF447 domain-containing protein translates to MKRKHQDNGTSEGAGYTPESSLMALDMVPGQLYETLVVTWDELMRGNAAPIGVLCTGERSVTLYLYPGTHTLENMLRNRKFTVNVTLDPLIFTEAALGDPGDEMFSSHRGYLHLQGADAFFTAEVDSVKKVVRTDRYGETEIQIVNAKVHEIFRGEDFRIVLNRGIYAVIESLINYTRSGFMDPHDLMGRIREMNRVARKVGGPREREAMKRIIRELESKGFK
- the ade gene encoding adenine deaminase produces the protein MIRGNILNVFTGDIYPAEVEFSGGVIKCVRRVEGNFTDIILPGFVDAHVHIESSMLTPSSFAVAAIPHGTTAVVSDPHEIANVMGVEGVEFMLEDASQTPLKFYFTAPSCVPATPFETSGAELSAREIEDLLSRDSVVALGEMMNFPGVIAGDVEVLEKIDAAKKLNKPVDGHAPLLSGDELCAYIGAGISTEHECVSPAEALEKRGLGMKIMAREGSSARNLRDLAAVDCDFLVSDDIHPADLLGGHMDRILRRAVEYGVDPVKAVQMATLNPADHYNLNTGAIAPGRAADMVVVDNLRDFNVKRVYIDGRVVAENGRYRGAPKTSHRKMNRLDIVDFTAEDLEVKSDDDEVTVRVIDVFDGQIVTGELQKRLGVNDGFVAPDPSMDVLKVSVMDRYGKGNISNGFVHGFGLKEGAIASTVAHDSHNVITVGTGSELMKRAVDMLRKTGGGLVAVSDDDQRILELPVAGLMSDGDAVEVASLMEDLNDFVHELGCTLSAPFMTMSFLSLLVIPELKISDRGLFSVDEFRFVDVIVG
- a CDS encoding TIGR00300 family protein, yielding MNTREVELRGHIIDSLILPRALDIIMDMGGDFQILEIEIGKRKSDPSHARILVEAKTPSLLNQILDELSEIGASIAEIREVELKRAPMDRVLPDDFYSTTNHQTFIYHGGQWLEVEGIEMDCMIVVDPKSKTARCKPIRDIREGDLVVVGREGIKVVPPERPRGKQGVFEFMGSDVSSEKPLVTTIKKIASEITDIKRRGGKIGLVGGPAIVHTGSAPVIAEMIRKGFIDVLFAGNALATHDIESALYGTSLGVNLERGEAVSRGHRHHINAINEINRAGSIRDAVEKGVLTSGIMYECIKNDVPFVLAGSIRDDGPLPDVITDVMEAQNEMRKYVQDLDMVIMIATMLHSIATGNILPSRVKTICVDINPATVTKLSDRGSSQAVSVVTDVGAFIPILLHELKKMNNLD
- the speB gene encoding agmatinase, producing the protein MLLHTEDPLKFAFSTTDPERIPELSFGILGVPFDSTTTYVPGTRFGPLAVREASYSFESYNLRFSGEPGVKCFDFGDVDVVPGNFQRTAEFIGDSIGGVLDLGLKPITLGGEHTVTLPVVEELTSRDGAPVVIHLDAHMDMADRYAGERYSHATVMRRVHEIGAEVIQIGVRSASAHEAAFVRENGIICIMAHEVMRNPEAVSEALKGIRDPVYISVDMDVLDPAYAPAVGNPTPCGLTPWVLEDIAEVLSRKEVVGFDVVEVASTGFGDQTSVNAAKIIYDLLTIL
- the eif5A gene encoding translation initiation factor IF-5A, which translates into the protein MSKKVVEVKTLKVGKYVIIDGEASKITNISTSSPGKHGSAKARVEAVGIFDNQKRSFVKPVDSKVDIPIIDKRTAQVLAIMGGDVQLMDLETYETFETPIPDELSDQLVEGIEVEYIEALGQRKLMRTKG
- a CDS encoding pyruvoyl-dependent arginine decarboxylase; the protein is MKVAITSGSSEGPTRLNAFDNALLEAGIGDVNLIKVSSILPHATKIVELPPLEPGSMVNCVLSYKISDTPGDLISAAIAAATSDEFGCVVENSAVNRKPEDVREEAISMVRYMMSVRGLEINELIVEETNHVVEECGAAVSALIYLD
- a CDS encoding bifunctional fructose-bisphosphatase/inositol-phosphate phosphatase, giving the protein MEESDIYYWKSIAVKMAEQVEKAVAPLVGTPDAGEIIKMGADGTPTKLIDLVAEDEAIGVLENTDRPVTIISEEIGILHINQEPPDEPRIIFVVDPLDGTSNAIRNIPFYGISVAVAEYIPGGDLPSLNNVVMGFVKNFATGDLYWAIRGHGAFLNDKKICASSQSSLNRTSLGAFIYGTRFRRVDSICRVIRRMRILGSVALELAYVASGSYDAFMDLRENLRIVDIAASKLIVEEAGGVVTNERGESIDGLLNVKARTSLIAAGNMELHKKIMQTLEVI